A part of Streptomyces sp. NBC_01235 genomic DNA contains:
- a CDS encoding LysR family transcriptional regulator, producing the protein MQFQQLQYFVAVAETRHFTRAAELVHVAQPSLSQQIKALERELGADLFLRARGNITLTDAGEALLPLARRILADTETARYEVQELVQLRSGRVRLGATPSLCTGLLPDVLRAFHDRYPGIRLLIEESGSHDLVRELARGALDLALVVLPLPTPSPALTTVELLREDLVVVSSPEASKPGGGRRAVRIADLEGERLVMFRHGYDLRELTVAACRAEGFEPDFAVEGGEMDAVLGFVRAGLGVAVVPRMVAARSGRGLRVTPLARPGLSRTIALAHRSDVAPPRAARELQRMLLER; encoded by the coding sequence ATGCAGTTCCAGCAGCTCCAGTACTTCGTGGCGGTCGCCGAGACCCGGCACTTCACCCGGGCCGCCGAGCTCGTGCATGTCGCGCAGCCCTCGCTGTCGCAGCAGATCAAGGCGCTGGAGCGGGAGTTGGGCGCGGATCTGTTCCTGCGGGCGCGCGGCAACATCACGCTCACCGACGCGGGCGAGGCGCTGCTGCCGCTGGCCCGGCGGATCCTGGCGGACACCGAGACCGCGCGGTACGAGGTGCAGGAGCTGGTGCAGCTGCGCAGCGGCCGGGTGCGGCTCGGGGCGACGCCGAGCCTGTGCACCGGTCTGCTGCCCGACGTGCTGCGCGCCTTCCACGACCGCTACCCGGGCATCCGGTTGCTGATCGAGGAGAGCGGCTCGCACGACCTCGTCCGGGAGCTGGCCCGCGGCGCCCTGGACCTCGCCCTGGTCGTCCTGCCGCTGCCGACCCCGTCCCCGGCGCTGACGACGGTGGAACTGCTGCGGGAGGACCTGGTCGTGGTGTCCTCCCCCGAGGCGTCCAAGCCGGGCGGCGGGCGGCGGGCCGTACGGATCGCCGATCTGGAGGGCGAACGCCTGGTGATGTTCCGGCACGGTTACGACCTGCGGGAACTCACCGTGGCCGCGTGCCGGGCGGAGGGGTTCGAGCCCGACTTCGCGGTGGAGGGCGGGGAGATGGACGCGGTGCTCGGGTTCGTGCGGGCCGGGCTCGGGGTGGCCGTCGTCCCCCGGATGGTGGCCGCCCGGTCGGGCCGGGGGCTGCGGGTCACGCCGCTCGCCCGGCCCGGACTGTCCCGCACGATCGCCCTCGCCCACCGCAGCGATGTCGCCCCGCCCCGGGCGGCGCGCGAACTTCAGCGGATGCTGCTGGAGCGGTGA
- a CDS encoding NAD(P)H-binding protein yields MIVVTTPTGQIGREVLARLLDAGHGTPPVRVIVRDPARLLPQTRERVEVVQGSHADPAVLKEACEGADQVFWLVPPTPGADSVEGHFHAFTEALCEAIGTHGVERVVGVSTLGRGIARNAGQLSASLAMDEAIAATGVHYRALCPPALMENLLRQVAAFRDGDEWSVALTQDRVLRTCATRDIGAAAARLLLDDSWTGSGDVPLVGPDDLTPEGMARVVSEVLDRPVRVRQISGADLKATALRFGASEAWAQGLADMVAAQNGQGLYGAAQPSTPDTAPTSFRQWCEEVLKPAVLT; encoded by the coding sequence ATGATTGTCGTCACGACTCCGACCGGCCAGATCGGCCGCGAGGTCCTCGCCCGTCTGCTCGACGCCGGCCACGGCACGCCACCGGTCCGCGTGATCGTCCGCGACCCCGCCCGGCTCTTGCCGCAGACGCGCGAACGCGTGGAGGTCGTCCAGGGCTCCCATGCCGACCCGGCCGTCCTGAAGGAGGCGTGCGAGGGCGCCGACCAGGTGTTCTGGCTGGTGCCTCCGACGCCGGGAGCCGACAGCGTCGAAGGGCACTTCCACGCCTTCACCGAGGCGCTGTGCGAGGCGATCGGGACGCACGGCGTCGAACGGGTCGTGGGCGTCTCGACGCTCGGCCGAGGCATCGCGAGGAACGCCGGACAGCTCTCGGCGTCACTGGCCATGGACGAGGCGATCGCCGCGACGGGGGTGCACTACCGCGCGCTGTGCCCACCGGCCCTGATGGAGAACCTGCTGCGCCAGGTGGCCGCGTTCCGCGACGGGGACGAGTGGTCCGTGGCGCTCACGCAGGATCGCGTGCTGCGCACCTGCGCCACCCGGGACATCGGCGCCGCCGCGGCCCGGCTGCTCCTCGACGACTCCTGGACCGGGTCCGGCGACGTACCGCTGGTGGGCCCGGACGACCTGACCCCCGAGGGCATGGCGCGGGTCGTCTCGGAGGTACTGGACCGTCCTGTGCGCGTGCGGCAGATCAGCGGCGCCGACCTCAAGGCGACGGCGCTGCGCTTCGGCGCCTCCGAGGCCTGGGCGCAGGGCCTGGCCGACATGGTGGCCGCCCAGAACGGCCAGGGCCTCTACGGCGCCGCACAGCCCAGCACCCCTGACACCGCGCCCACGAGCTTCCGGCAGTGGTGCGAGGAGGTACTCAAGCCGGCCGTGCTGACCTGA
- a CDS encoding succinate dehydrogenase/fumarate reductase iron-sulfur subunit, whose translation MRLTLRVWRQQNADADGAMSTYEVDGISPDMSFLEMLDTLNEELILRGDDPVAFDHDCREGICGACSLVINGDAHGPERTTTCQLHMRSFRDGDTIDVEPWRAAAFPVVKDLVVDRSAFDRIIQAGGYVTAPTGSAPEAHATPVPKPDADFAFEHAECIGCGACVAACPNGAAMLFTSAKVNHLNVLPQGAPERETRVLDMVAQMDEEGFGGCTLAGECATACPKGIPLVSITSMNKEWLRATRKVAKR comes from the coding sequence ATGAGGCTCACCCTGCGCGTCTGGCGGCAGCAGAACGCCGACGCCGACGGCGCCATGTCCACGTACGAGGTGGACGGCATCTCGCCCGACATGTCCTTCCTGGAGATGCTCGACACCCTCAACGAGGAACTCATCCTGCGCGGCGACGACCCGGTCGCCTTCGACCACGACTGCCGTGAGGGCATCTGTGGCGCGTGCAGCCTGGTGATCAACGGTGACGCGCACGGACCGGAACGCACCACCACCTGCCAGCTGCACATGCGGTCCTTCCGCGACGGCGACACGATCGACGTCGAGCCGTGGCGGGCCGCCGCCTTCCCGGTCGTCAAGGACCTGGTCGTCGACCGGAGCGCCTTCGACCGGATCATCCAGGCCGGCGGCTACGTCACCGCCCCGACCGGCTCCGCGCCCGAGGCCCACGCGACGCCGGTGCCGAAGCCGGACGCCGACTTCGCGTTCGAGCACGCGGAGTGCATCGGGTGCGGGGCGTGTGTGGCCGCGTGTCCCAACGGGGCGGCGATGCTGTTCACCTCCGCCAAGGTGAATCACCTGAACGTCCTGCCGCAGGGGGCGCCCGAGCGGGAGACGCGGGTGCTGGACATGGTGGCGCAGATGGACGAGGAGGGGTTCGGGGGGTGCACGCTGGCGGGGGAGTGCGCGACGGCTTGCCCGAAGGGCATCCCGCTGGTGTCCATCACCAGCATGAACAAGGAGTGGCTGCGGGCCACCCGGAAGGTCGCGAAGCGGTAG
- a CDS encoding GNAT family N-acetyltransferase yields the protein MPVSPPALAAPPGGSGYLVSLARDQHDVRAAQRLRHQVFAGELGARLDGPEPGLDTDAFDAYCDHLLIRDKGTGEVVGTYRLLPPERAAVAGRLYSEGEFDLSPLDALRPGLVEVGRSCVHPDHRDGAVIGLIWAGIARYMVDRGHEWLAGCCSIPLADGGTLAAATWDRVREKNLAPQEFRVRPLLPWTPNGTAPAARTELPALLRGYLRLGAWVCGEPAHDPDFGVADLYVLLSMRRVNQRYLRHFLSLVPA from the coding sequence ATGCCCGTCTCGCCCCCCGCTCTCGCCGCCCCGCCCGGCGGTTCCGGCTACCTCGTGTCGCTCGCCCGCGACCAGCACGACGTCCGGGCCGCACAGCGGCTGCGTCACCAGGTGTTCGCCGGAGAGCTGGGCGCGCGCCTCGACGGCCCGGAACCGGGCCTGGACACCGACGCCTTCGACGCGTACTGCGACCACCTTCTCATCCGCGACAAGGGCACCGGCGAGGTGGTCGGCACCTACCGGCTGCTGCCGCCCGAGCGGGCCGCGGTCGCCGGACGGCTCTACTCCGAGGGCGAGTTCGACCTGAGCCCGCTCGACGCGCTCCGGCCCGGCCTGGTCGAGGTCGGCCGCTCGTGCGTGCACCCCGACCACCGCGACGGCGCCGTCATCGGCCTCATCTGGGCCGGGATAGCCCGCTACATGGTCGACCGCGGCCACGAGTGGCTGGCCGGCTGCTGCTCCATCCCGCTGGCCGACGGCGGCACCCTGGCGGCGGCGACCTGGGACCGGGTCCGCGAGAAGAACCTCGCCCCGCAGGAGTTCCGGGTACGGCCGCTGCTGCCCTGGACCCCGAACGGCACCGCCCCGGCCGCCCGCACCGAACTCCCGGCACTGCTGCGCGGCTATCTCCGCCTCGGCGCCTGGGTGTGCGGGGAGCCCGCCCACGACCCCGACTTCGGTGTCGCCGACCTGTACGTGCTGCTGTCGATGCGCCGGGTCAACCAGCGCTACCTG
- a CDS encoding LysR family transcriptional regulator, protein MESRPLRYFVAVAEELNFTRAAERLGISPPPLSRAIRRLEAELGITLLERTTHSVALTPAGTVLLSEARTALDALEAAGRRARRAAAPEPKLVLAVKADGDAGLLEALCARYAQEPAAVPVTVRLCGWQEQPRLLRLGEADAALVYEPFDRTGLDTEMLTTEPRVAALAASHPLAARDRLTLADLGLRPGDLHQYLHEIRSQGRDLAQLLTLVGLGRVVPLLPASVAMRYPRPGVVYRPVPDAPPAALAIAWPQQSRSTATAALVRAAASVAQAAGEDGTVRSLQEREAG, encoded by the coding sequence ATGGAGTCCCGACCGCTGCGCTACTTCGTCGCCGTCGCCGAGGAGCTCAACTTCACCCGCGCGGCCGAACGGCTCGGCATCTCCCCGCCGCCCCTGTCCCGCGCGATCCGCCGGCTGGAGGCGGAGCTGGGCATCACCCTGCTCGAGCGGACCACCCACAGCGTGGCGCTGACCCCGGCGGGGACCGTGCTGCTGTCCGAGGCCAGGACGGCGCTGGACGCGCTGGAGGCCGCCGGGCGACGGGCCCGGCGGGCGGCCGCCCCGGAGCCGAAGCTGGTGCTGGCCGTGAAGGCCGACGGCGACGCGGGGCTGCTGGAGGCGCTGTGCGCGCGCTACGCGCAGGAGCCGGCGGCCGTCCCGGTCACCGTCCGCCTGTGCGGATGGCAGGAGCAGCCCCGGCTGCTGCGTCTCGGCGAGGCCGATGCCGCCCTGGTGTACGAGCCGTTCGACCGCACCGGCCTCGACACCGAGATGCTCACCACCGAGCCGCGCGTCGCCGCCCTCGCCGCGAGCCACCCGCTCGCCGCCCGTGACCGCCTGACCCTCGCCGACCTGGGCCTGCGCCCCGGCGACCTGCACCAGTACCTCCACGAGATCCGCAGCCAGGGCCGCGATCTCGCCCAACTCCTCACCCTGGTCGGCCTGGGCCGTGTCGTGCCCCTGCTTCCCGCCTCCGTCGCCATGCGCTACCCCCGGCCGGGCGTCGTCTACCGCCCGGTGCCGGACGCCCCGCCCGCGGCTCTGGCCATCGCCTGGCCGCAGCAGTCCCGCTCGACGGCCACGGCCGCACTCGTCCGTGCCGCCGCGTCGGTCGCGCAGGCGGCCGGGGAGGACGGAACCGTGCGGTCCCTACAGGAACGGGAAGCGGGCTGA
- a CDS encoding fumarate reductase/succinate dehydrogenase flavoprotein subunit, whose translation MTDFVDYETGEPLADTKAPDGPVAERWDTRRFEAKLVNPANRRKHTVIVVGTGLAGGSAGATLAEQGYHVVQFCYQDSPRRAHSIAAQGGINAAKNYRNDGDSVHRLFYDTVKGGDFRARESNVHRLAQISVEIIDQCVAQGVPFAREYGGLLDTRSFGGVQVSRTFYARGQTGQQLLLGAYQALSRQIAAGNIEMHPRTEMLDLIVVDGRARGIVARDLVTGRVDTYFADAVVLASGGYGNVFYLSTNAMNSNATAIWRAHRRGAYFANPCFTQIHPTCIPRTGDHQSKLTLMSESLRNDGRIWVPKAKGDDRPPNRIPEDERDYYLERIYPSFGNLVPRDIASRAAKNVCDEGRGVGPGGQGVYLDFADAIRRMGRKAVEAKYGNLFDMYQRITDEDPYEVPMRIYPAVHYTMGGLWVDYDLQTTVPGLFAIGEANFSDHGANRLGASALMQGLADGYFVLPATINDYLARNPHQGEVSDGHPVVQEVLAVTQDRLNLLLSVDGDRTPDSFHREVGELMWEFCGMARTDSGLRKALERIPQIREEFWRRIKVPGTGEEFNQSLEKANRVVDYLELAELMCLDALHRAESCGGHFREESQTPDGEAARRDEEFAYAAAWEFTGTGEAPTLHKEDLVFEYVHPTQRSYA comes from the coding sequence ATGACTGACTTCGTGGACTACGAGACCGGCGAGCCCCTCGCCGACACCAAGGCTCCCGACGGCCCCGTCGCCGAGCGCTGGGACACGCGCCGTTTCGAGGCCAAGCTGGTCAACCCGGCGAACCGGCGCAAGCACACGGTGATCGTGGTGGGCACGGGACTCGCGGGCGGCTCCGCGGGGGCCACCCTCGCCGAACAGGGCTACCACGTGGTCCAGTTCTGCTACCAGGACTCCCCGCGCCGCGCCCACTCCATCGCCGCGCAGGGCGGCATCAACGCGGCCAAGAACTACCGCAACGACGGCGACTCCGTCCACCGTCTCTTCTACGACACCGTCAAGGGCGGCGACTTCCGCGCGCGGGAGTCCAACGTGCACCGGCTCGCGCAGATCTCCGTGGAGATCATCGACCAGTGCGTGGCGCAGGGCGTGCCCTTCGCCCGCGAGTACGGAGGCCTGCTCGACACCCGCTCCTTCGGCGGCGTCCAGGTGTCCCGTACGTTCTACGCCCGCGGCCAGACGGGCCAGCAGCTGCTGCTGGGCGCCTACCAGGCTCTCAGCAGGCAGATCGCCGCCGGCAACATCGAAATGCACCCGCGCACCGAGATGCTCGACCTGATCGTCGTCGACGGCCGGGCCCGCGGGATCGTGGCGCGGGACCTGGTCACCGGGCGCGTCGACACGTACTTCGCGGACGCGGTCGTACTGGCGAGCGGCGGTTACGGAAACGTCTTCTACCTGTCGACCAACGCCATGAACTCCAACGCCACCGCGATCTGGCGGGCGCACCGGCGTGGCGCGTACTTCGCCAACCCCTGTTTCACCCAGATCCACCCCACCTGCATCCCGCGCACCGGCGACCACCAGTCCAAGCTGACGCTGATGAGCGAGTCGCTGCGCAACGACGGCCGTATCTGGGTGCCGAAGGCGAAGGGCGACGACCGGCCGCCGAACCGGATCCCCGAGGACGAGCGCGACTACTACCTGGAGCGCATCTACCCGTCCTTCGGCAACCTGGTCCCGCGTGACATCGCCTCCCGCGCGGCGAAGAACGTCTGCGACGAGGGCAGGGGAGTGGGGCCGGGCGGACAGGGCGTGTACCTCGACTTCGCCGACGCCATCAGGCGGATGGGGCGGAAGGCCGTCGAGGCGAAGTACGGCAACCTCTTCGACATGTACCAGCGGATCACCGACGAGGATCCGTACGAGGTGCCGATGCGGATCTACCCGGCCGTGCACTACACGATGGGTGGCCTGTGGGTCGACTACGACCTGCAGACCACCGTCCCGGGCCTGTTCGCGATCGGTGAGGCCAACTTCTCCGACCACGGCGCGAACCGCCTCGGCGCCTCCGCGCTGATGCAGGGACTGGCCGACGGCTACTTCGTCCTGCCGGCCACCATCAACGACTACCTCGCCCGCAACCCGCACCAGGGCGAGGTGAGCGACGGACACCCCGTCGTGCAGGAGGTGCTGGCGGTTACCCAGGACCGGCTGAACCTGCTGCTGTCCGTCGACGGCGACCGCACCCCCGACTCCTTCCACCGCGAAGTCGGCGAACTCATGTGGGAGTTCTGCGGCATGGCCCGCACCGACAGCGGACTGCGCAAGGCCCTGGAGCGCATCCCGCAGATCCGCGAGGAGTTCTGGCGGCGTATCAAGGTGCCCGGCACCGGCGAGGAGTTCAACCAGTCGCTGGAGAAGGCCAACCGGGTCGTCGACTACCTGGAACTCGCCGAGCTGATGTGCCTCGACGCGCTGCACCGCGCCGAGTCCTGCGGCGGCCACTTCCGCGAGGAGTCCCAGACTCCGGACGGCGAAGCGGCCCGCCGGGACGAGGAGTTCGCGTACGCGGCCGCCTGGGAGTTCACCGGGACCGGCGAGGCCCCGACCCTGCACAAGGAAGACCTGGTCTTCGAGTACGTCCACCCCACCCAGCGGAGCTACGCATGA
- a CDS encoding succinate dehydrogenase, which translates to MARTVWDSSVGKKTVMAVSGVIMLLYLVAHVIGNLKIFFGPEEFNHYGHWLRTVGEPFMHYEWTLWLIRVVLVAAVAAHAVSAYQLSRRDIRARPSKYVHKKPRASYATRTMRWGGIILGLFIVWHVLDLTTGTVHSGGFQEGHPYQNVVDTFSTWYGNVLYIVAMLALGLHVRHGFWSAAQTLGVGSRTRDRVLKTVADVLALLLTAGFIAVPVGVMTGVVS; encoded by the coding sequence ATGGCACGCACCGTGTGGGACTCCTCCGTCGGCAAGAAGACCGTGATGGCCGTCAGCGGCGTGATCATGCTGCTGTACCTGGTCGCCCACGTCATCGGCAACCTCAAGATCTTCTTCGGCCCGGAGGAGTTCAACCACTACGGGCACTGGCTGCGCACGGTCGGCGAACCGTTCATGCACTACGAGTGGACGCTCTGGCTGATCCGTGTGGTGCTGGTCGCCGCGGTCGCCGCCCACGCCGTCTCCGCGTACCAGCTCAGCCGCCGCGACATCAGGGCGCGGCCCAGCAAGTACGTGCACAAGAAGCCCCGGGCGAGCTACGCCACGCGCACCATGCGCTGGGGCGGGATCATCCTCGGCCTGTTCATCGTCTGGCACGTCCTGGACCTGACGACCGGCACCGTGCACAGCGGCGGATTCCAGGAGGGCCACCCGTACCAGAACGTCGTGGACACCTTCTCCACCTGGTACGGCAACGTCCTCTACATCGTCGCGATGCTCGCCCTCGGCCTGCACGTCCGGCACGGCTTCTGGAGCGCCGCCCAGACCCTCGGCGTCGGCAGCCGCACCCGTGACCGTGTGCTGAAGACCGTCGCCGACGTCCTCGCGCTGCTGCTCACGGCCGGCTTCATCGCCGTCCCCGTGGGCGTCATGACCGGAGTGGTGAGCTGA